The Papaver somniferum cultivar HN1 chromosome 3, ASM357369v1, whole genome shotgun sequence genome includes a region encoding these proteins:
- the LOC113360079 gene encoding uncharacterized protein LOC113360079, protein MSLMRAYVRVKYGIYLDSSSDEEEKALLMFTQLCLDERLRIIRQPVPREVQTRSVITRDRVRYDAKMMNDYFTPGTGYTSRQFKQRIGMREDLIEKLLGKLLEVDPEWQQRPDATGIMGHSPHMKLVAVMKCLCKSMPADIVDDYTRMGATTIYKYLKRFCHTVCMTFGERYLREPTPKDVQRLLQENADRGFL, encoded by the coding sequence ATGAGTCTAATGCGTGCTTATGTGAGAGTTAAATATGGAATCTATTTGGATTcctctagtgatgaagaagagaaagcttTGCTAATGTTTACACAACTATGTTTGGATGAACGATTACGTATTATTAGACAACCTGTACCAAGGGAGGTACAGACACGTAGTGTAATAACGCGTGATCGAGTGCGGTATGATGCcaaaatgatgaatgattattttacaCCTGGAACTGGTTATACCTCAAGACAATTCAAACAACGTATAGGCATGAGGGAAGACTTAATCGAGAAATTGTTAGGAAAATTGCTTGAAGTTGATCCAGAATGGCAACAACGTCCAGATGCAACCGGTATTATGGGGCATTCTCCGCATATGAAATTAGTTGCTgtgatgaaatgtttatgcaaaaGTATGCCAGCTGATATTGTTGATGATTACACTCGTATGGGTGCCACCACAATATACAAGTATCTAAAAAGATTTTGCCACACCGTTTGCATGACTTTTGGAGAAAGATATTTGCGTGAACCCACTCCTAAAGATGTTCAGAGGTTGCTACAAGAGAATGCGGACCGAGGTTTTCTTTGA